The stretch of DNA TCTCGACAAAGCGGTGCGTGTTACCCGACGTGCTCGAAAAATAGACGAGCTCGGTCATCAGACACCCCCTTCTTTCACGGGACGTAGCTCAGCGGCTTCCCGGCGTGCGCCGGGAGCAGCTGCTGAATGGAGCGGAACAACTCAGGCGATGCGGTCGGCGAGTTCCTGGATCTTGTCGGGGCGGAAGCCGGACCAGTGATCTTCGTCGGTGATCACGACGGGTGCCTGCAGGTAGCCCAAAGCCTTGACGGCCTCGAGCGCGTTCTCGTCGACAGACAGGTCGAGCACGTTGTACTCGATACCTTTGCTGTCGAGGGCGCGGTACGTGGCGGTGCACTGAACGCAGGAAGGCTTGGTGTAGACCGTAATTGCCATGTCGTGAGACCTCTCTGGTCAGTCGAAAAAATGGAGAGAAAGAGTGGGACCAGGCGGCGTCTCCCCCGTGCCGAACCGATACCACAATACTACATCTAGTGATTTGAAATAGGAACGGCCACTAGATGCAGTAGTTACAATTATGTAGTTATCCACCGACATTCCACCGGTTGCCCCCAGGACGCGAACTCCACTTGCCCTGTATTACGCGGGAGTCACGAGAGTTATCCACAGCCTTCGCGTTCGCTTATTTTCTGCCTGTGGATAGTCGCCGGGCGTGTCGCGTTGATAACCCGATGTCGTGTTTGGCAGTGCAAAGTTGCACAAGACTCTTGAGCACGATGCAGGCCCGCAGGTGCCACCGACACGAGTCTGTCCCCGCACGAGGGTCAGGCGGATACGCCGTCCCGCAAGACCAGAGATTCGCCACTGAGATCACCATCGGGCATCGGGGTGAACCCGTGACGTGCACTGAATTCCGCGACCGGCATCGCTCCGGTGGCGTATATGCTGGCCGGCCGGCCACCAGCGATGACACGGGCCGCCTCGCGCGCCGAGCCGATCCAATCAGCCACCGCGAGCACCCCCGACTCGCCAATCACGATCACGTCGCCGGTGGATTCAGCGAATGCGAGATTGAGCGCGGTGGGTCGACGCACATCCGTTGCAGTGCGCTGGATGCGCACCCGCCTGTCGCCCAGGAAAGCCGCTGTCAGAATGGCCGTCTCGGCACGGGGCGAGGCTGTGTCCATCACGACGATTTCCACGTCGGCGTCGCCGCCCAGCTGCAGCAGCGACTCGATGGTCGCTAGCGTCTGGGCCCACTGCCGGCGGGTGCGGATGAGCACTGACGTACGGCCAGTGACGCGGGAACCAAGCTCGCGATCAATTTTAACCCAATCAAGCAGATTCTTCTCGAGAACCACCAACCGCCAGAGTGGGCTTTCGCTCGTCGTGATGCGGTCGCCGGCGCTGGCACGGTGGTCATAGAGAACGCCGATCATCGGCACGTAGACCAATTCGTGGTCGCGCAGCAAGCGCAGCACCAGGTCGTAGTCGACCCAGCGACGGAGTCCGGTGTCGAAGCCACCCTCCGCGACAAGAATCTCGCGAAGAACGATGAGTGCGTTGAGGTCGACGAGGTTGCGTCCATCGAGCAGGTCCTGCCGCTCGGCCGGTGCCCCCAGGTATTCGCGTTCTCCTCCGTCGAGCTGAATCTCGACGGCCGAGTAACTGCCCGACGCTTCCTGGGCCTGCAGTTCGGCGAGCGAGGCGCGCAGGAAGTCGGGCGTCCAGACGTTGTCAGAGTCGAGAAATGCAATGTAGCGCCCCGCGGCATGCGCGATTCCGTTGTTGCGGGCCGCCGAGACGCCCGCATTGGCCTGGCTGACGAGGCGGATACGGGCATCCTCACCCTGCAGCCCGGCCAGAAGTGCTGCAGTGTCATCGGTCGAGCCGTCGTCGACAATGATGAGTTCCCACGATCTGACGGTCTGCTGCCGCACCGACTTGATGGCGGCGCCGATCAGGCTCGCCCTGTTGAAGGTGGGCATGATCACCGAGACGAGGGGGGTTCCCGTCGAGACCGGCTCGACGGCGGGGTCGAGCGTTGCGAGAAATCGTTGCTCCCCGGCCACATCCCAGTCAGTCGGGTTACGCCGACGCGAGCGGGCATCCTGTTCCCAAAATGTCTCGGCGACGCGGGTCAACTCGTCGCGGGCTTGTTCCAGCGCGCCATCGGTTTCTTGCCCCTGGCAGGATCGGAGCGCCGAGACTGAAGATGAATCTGACTTCAGAAATTGATTCAGCTCGGCAGCCAGTGACCGACGTCCGCGCACCGCCCTAAACAATGGTCCGCTCGATGAAAGCGCGCGATCTCTGAAAAGCGCGACAAACCAATCCGAGTTCACCGACTGGTAGGCGATCCAGGACGGCTCGATAAGTGGATGCACCGTGCTCGTCGTTTGCACGGCTCCCGCGAGACAGTGACGGATGGCATCGCGGTCGGATCGCAAGTTCAGACCAGTTTGAGCCGCAAAGTAAGCGGAGTCGAACAAACCGGCGCGCTGAATGCGCCACGTCCAGTACCTGAGGCGAAGCTTGTCACGAATGGTCATTTCGCCCGACTTCGTCATCACTATTGCCTATTCCCGCTAACAACGCCCCAATGCGGTCGCGCCGCGCTCTACCAGGAATTCGTTCAATCATGCCGCGAACTCAGTCGACATCATGAATGGCGTGAAACTTCGCGCAAAATCAAACGCACTCCGTGACTCCTCTCCAGCGGAATCGTCGCAGTCAGCCAAAACCTGCGCGACCGATTTGGCCGGATCGGTCCGGTCGAAAAAGTGCACCCACGGCTGATAACTGAACTGATCCACCAGGTGCGGCTCGTCGGGGATGACACAAGAAATGCCGTACGTTGCCGCCAAATGCACGTTGCCCGAGTTACGGGTGCGGCCATACGGGAAAACGGCGATGTCCGCAGCAGAGAACCAGTCGCCGACGGAATCGTCGTCGATGAAGTTGTGGTCGCGGATCAGTCTCACCGAAGTAGGCGGCTGAACGTCCAGGTCCTCCCGATCCTCCTCGCGCGCGTATCCGGCCAGCATCAGCACGATTTCCTTCTGTTGCACGTCGACGAGATCGACAGCCCGGAACAAATTGGTGAGCCCCTTGTATGGTTTCATTTGCCCGAAGAACAACCCCGCAGATTCCTGATCAGAAATTCCGAACTCTGTTCGTGCCTCGAGACGAGGAACCTGAGCGCCATACATTCCCTGATAGCCCGGGTGCGCAATGTGAATGGTCTTCTCAGCGGGGATTGCATACAGCCCCGCAACGACCTCACGCGTACCCGGTGCAAAGATATGAATCAGATCGGCCGAGTGAGAAAGAACCCGGCGAAGTTCGATCTCCAGATCCGCATAGGCAGCGTCGTGTGGGAGGGCATTGTGAACCGTCCACACGACGACGACACCGGCTGACTTCGCCTCGACCACTGACTCTTCGAATTGGGCGGGCCTCTCCGCCGCCTCGGCTTCGGATTCGGCGCCCTGGCAGATCGGACGCGTCCAATGCATGTGGAAAACGTCAAGCGAACGGAGTGTGGCAACTTGGCTCAACATGTCTTTAAAGCGAGAAACGCGAAGGATCTTGGCGCCATGGGCTTGAGATGCCAGGTAGAGATTGTTGAGAAATGGGTTTTGGTTCCAATGGGGGAACTCCAGAATGCGACTCGCTGCCACACCTTGCTCCACCGTAGCCAGTTCCGTGCCGTCGGCTTCCGGCAATGTGTCCAAACCCTCCGCGGGCGAGGCCTTCAGATAGGTCACAAAAATGAGGTGTGGGGTTCCGTAGGGGAACACCACGGCGCCAGAGCCTCTGACCACGAATGTCGGGGGGCCCTCGAGTTTTGAGCCCCGGCACACCCGAGACTCGACAACTGTGCCCGAGGAATGAACGATACGTGCCGAAACGCTCCAGGCCTCTTCGAGGAATTCCTCGGAAACAGGCATCACTGCCCGCCAGCGGAGTTCTTCGGAGGCAGGTGCGTGCCACACCCCCACACGCAGACTGCGAACCGTAGGAGAGTTCCCTGAGCGACGTACAAGCTCCAGCTTGTCGCCGGTGCTCATTTTTTTCCCGATGGTCGCGCGGCCGGACAGAAGGATCCCCGCGCCAAAGGAATCAAATCCTTCGACCGCCAACTCGAATGGAGCAACGGCCAGCGCCTGCAATTCGGCCGCCCCTTCGATATCCCCAGCGAGAAGTGCGGTCAAAAGCACTCGCTCCAGCGGCTTCATTGCGGCCTCATGTGCAGCCTTCTCGGCTTCAGGCCGGAACGACTGAAGCAGCGTCGCCACGAGTTGAATGTGGCCATCGCG from Leifsonia psychrotolerans encodes:
- a CDS encoding glycosyltransferase, whose protein sequence is MLRMQSKIQDSTLWTGTITLRRVCLNGGFTERPVAQAHPYTVSCSSMPESPAARSIKCNHNSPEGSLLPASANPTLSVIVPIYGVEKWLPAFLDSLIAHAQRDSRLQVHSFENGGLGRARNRGLRLARGTDVTFPDSDDVLTGNAYEILVGSLIGSESDIATGVGEDFYADGRRATHWAQESDLFDQKRTGVNHVNEPRLVLDHTALAAIRRLDVTNHDEADLSAVLLKDCVLVSLLRVDQMRDGHIQLVATLLQSFRPEAEKAAHEAAMKPLERVLLTALLAGDIEGAAELQALAVAPFELAVEGFDSFGAGILLSGRATIGKKMSTGDKLELVRRSGNSPTVRSLRVGVWHAPASEELRWRAVMPVSEEFLEEAWSVSARIVHSSGTVVESRVCRGSKLEGPPTFVVRGSGAVVFPYGTPHLIFVTYLKASPAEGLDTLPEADGTELATVEQGVAASRILEFPHWNQNPFLNNLYLASQAHGAKILRVSRFKDMLSQVATLRSLDVFHMHWTRPICQGAESEAEAAERPAQFEESVVEAKSAGVVVVWTVHNALPHDAAYADLEIELRRVLSHSADLIHIFAPGTREVVAGLYAIPAEKTIHIAHPGYQGMYGAQVPRLEARTEFGISDQESAGLFFGQMKPYKGLTNLFRAVDLVDVQQKEIVLMLAGYAREEDREDLDVQPPTSVRLIRDHNFIDDDSVGDWFSAADIAVFPYGRTRNSGNVHLAATYGISCVIPDEPHLVDQFSYQPWVHFFDRTDPAKSVAQVLADCDDSAGEESRSAFDFARSFTPFMMSTEFAA
- the nrdH gene encoding glutaredoxin-like protein NrdH, yielding MAITVYTKPSCVQCTATYRALDSKGIEYNVLDLSVDENALEAVKALGYLQAPVVITDEDHWSGFRPDKIQELADRIA
- a CDS encoding glycosyltransferase family 2 protein, with the translated sequence MTKSGEMTIRDKLRLRYWTWRIQRAGLFDSAYFAAQTGLNLRSDRDAIRHCLAGAVQTTSTVHPLIEPSWIAYQSVNSDWFVALFRDRALSSSGPLFRAVRGRRSLAAELNQFLKSDSSSVSALRSCQGQETDGALEQARDELTRVAETFWEQDARSRRRNPTDWDVAGEQRFLATLDPAVEPVSTGTPLVSVIMPTFNRASLIGAAIKSVRQQTVRSWELIIVDDGSTDDTAALLAGLQGEDARIRLVSQANAGVSAARNNGIAHAAGRYIAFLDSDNVWTPDFLRASLAELQAQEASGSYSAVEIQLDGGEREYLGAPAERQDLLDGRNLVDLNALIVLREILVAEGGFDTGLRRWVDYDLVLRLLRDHELVYVPMIGVLYDHRASAGDRITTSESPLWRLVVLEKNLLDWVKIDRELGSRVTGRTSVLIRTRRQWAQTLATIESLLQLGGDADVEIVVMDTASPRAETAILTAAFLGDRRVRIQRTATDVRRPTALNLAFAESTGDVIVIGESGVLAVADWIGSAREAARVIAGGRPASIYATGAMPVAEFSARHGFTPMPDGDLSGESLVLRDGVSA